A genomic window from Brassica oleracea var. oleracea cultivar TO1000 chromosome C8, BOL, whole genome shotgun sequence includes:
- the LOC106309475 gene encoding uncharacterized protein LOC106309475, translated as MAAYIKKHFLLALMVLFLLVVSSYARFNMMVTKRDIESICNKENINHSLCFEILKPTLEITKLDFSGLANFLINYQSRNTSDTLKQIKMFEGNTTGADLKAVQLFEELYDDSLFHNDRALKVLATKDYDSLNIEVGFTLAYMDTCNDGLSTMKPTPQVIITKNSEISSMSSIILVILECFLRKVKIRC; from the coding sequence ATGGCTGCATACATCAAAAAACACTTTTTGTTGGCTCTTATGGTTTTATTTCTTCTTGTTGTCTCATCATATGCAAGATTTAATATGATGGTTACAAAAAGAGATATCGAATCCATCTGTAACAAAGAAAATATCAATCATTCACTTTGTTTTGAGATTCTAAAGCCAACTCTTGAAATTACAAAATTAGATTTTTCTGGTCTGGCCAATTTTTTGATCAATTATCAGTCTCGAAACACTTCAGATACGCTGAAGCAAATAAAAATGTTCGAAGGCAACACAACGGGTGCGGATTTGAAGGCAGTTCAGTTATTCGAGGAATTGTACGACGATTCTCTTTTTCATAATGATCGTGCTCTCAAAGTTTTGGCAACGAAGGACTACGACAGCTTAAACATTGAAGTCGGATTTACATTGGCCTACATGGATACATGTAATGATGGATTGTCAACAATGAAGCCAACTCCGCAAGTTATAATCACGAAGAATAGTGAGATTAGTAGTATGTCCAGTATCATTTTAGTGATTCTCGAGTGTTTTCTAAGGAAAGTAAAAATAAGATGTTAG